The nucleotide window CAACCACCATCTCGACCAGACCGGAGAAAATTTCTCCTTCCGCGCTGACGATATCGCAATGGACTGTCATAGCCATCTGCTTGCCTCAACCTGATAGCGCCCCTTGCGGGGCGCAGGAATTACAGTTTCTTGGCTTTCTCGATCGCTTCGTCGATGCTGCCGACCATGTAGAACGCTTGTTCTGGCAGGTGGTCGTAGTCACCTTTGAGGATGCCGCTGAAGCCAGCGATGGTGTCTTTCAGGGAAACGTACTTGCCTGGCGAACCGGTGAAGACTTCGGCCACGAAGAACGGCTGCGACAGGAAGCGCTGGATCTTACGAGCGCGGGCTACCAGTTGCTTGTCGGTCTCGGACAGTTCGTCCATACCCAGGATCGCAATGATGTCCTTCAGCTCTTTGTAGCGCTGCAGAACATACTGAACGCCACGAGCGGTGTCGTAGTGCTCGTTGCCGATCACGTTCGGGTCCAGCTGGCGCGAAGTCGAGTCCAGTGGATCGACCGCTGGGTAGATACCCAGGGAGGCGATGTCACGGGACAGAACGACGGTGGCGTCCAAGTGGGCGAAGGTGGTCGCTGGCGACGGGTCGGTCAAGTCGTCCGCAGGTACGTATACGGCCTGAACGGAGGTGATCGAACCTTCCTTGGTGGAGGTGATGCGCTCTTGCAGAACGCCCATCTCTTCAGCCAGGGTCGGCTGGTAACCTACTGCCGAAGGCATACGGCCCAGCAGTGCGGATACTTCGGTACCGGCCAGGGTGTAACGATAGATGTTGTCGACGAACAGCAGAACGTCGTTACCTTCGTCACGGAACTTCTCAGCCATGGTCAGGCCGGTCAGCGCTACGCGCAGACGGTTTCCTGGTGGCTCGTTCATCTGACCGTAGACCAGTGCTACTTTGTCGAGAACGTTGGAGTCCTTCATCTCGTGGTAGAAGTCGTTACCCTCACGAGTACGCTCACCCACACCAGCGAACACGGAGTAACCGCTGTGTTCCATGGCGATGTTACGGATCAGTTCCATCATGTTTACGGTCTTGCCGACACCGGCACCACCGAACAGACCAACTTTACCACCCTTGGCGAACGGGCAAACCAGGTCGATAACCTTGATGCCGGTTTCCAGCAGGTCGTTGCCGCCTGCCTGGTCAGCGAACGAAGGCGCTGGCTGGTGGATACCGCGACGCTCTTCTTCACCGATCGGGCCGGCTTCGTCGATCGGGTTGCCCAGTACGTCCATGATACGGCCCAGGGTGGCCTTACCAACAGGAACGGAAATGGCAGCGCCGGAGTCAACGACTTCCAGACCGCGCTTCAGGCCTTCGGTGGAGCCCATCGCAATGGTACGAACCACGCCGTCGCCCAGCTGCTGCTGAACTTCCAGGGTGGTTTCCGCGCCTTGTACTTTCAGCGCGTTGTATACACTCGGCACGACATCACGTGGGAATTCCACGTCGATGACGGCGCCGATGATTTGAACGATACGTCCGCTACTCATAGCTGGATCCTCTGAATTTTTGAACCGTTAAACCGCGGCAGCGCCGCCGACGATTTCCGAGATCTCCTGGGTGATCGCAGCCTGACGCGCCTTGTTGTAGATCAACTGAAGCTCTTTGATCAAATCACCGGCGTTGTCTGTGGCGTTCTTCATGGCGATCATCCGGGCCGCTTGTTCAGCAGCGTTGTTCTCGACCACCGCCTGGTATACCTGCGACTCCACGTAACGCACCATCAAGCCGTCCAGCAGCTCTTTTGCGTCGGGTTCGTACAGGTAATCCCAGTGATGCTTGAGATCCTGATCCGGGGTTGCCACCAACGGTACCAATTGCTCGACCGTTGGCTTCTGGGTCATGGTGTTGATGAACTTGTTCGAAACCACGGAGAGGCGATCGATACGGCCGTCCAGGTAGGCGTCCAGCATCACTTTGACGGAGCCGATCAGATCGTTGATCGATGGCTCTTCGCCCAAGTGGCTGATCGCTGCTACGACGTTGCCGCCAAAGATGCGGAAGAAAGTCGCACCCTTGCTGCCGATCACGCACAGGTCGATTTCAACGCCCTGTTCGCGGTTTGCGCTCATGTCCTTGACCAAGGCCTTGAACAGGTTGGTATTCAAGCCACCGCACAGACCACGGTCACTGCTCACCACGATATAACCGGCGCGCTTTACAGGGCGCTCGATCATGAACGGGTGGCGGTATTCCGGGTTGGCGTTGGCCAGATGACCGATCACCTGGCGGATACGCTCCGCGTAAGGACGGCTAGCAGCCATGCGCATTTGTGCCCTGCGCATCTTGCTGACCGCCACTTTCTCCATGGCGCTGGTAATTTTTTGCGTGCTTTTGATGCTCGCAATCTTACTGCGAATCTCTTTTGCGCCTGCCATGTATCACCTATCAGGTTAGCAAGCGGGGGCCAGGGCCCCCGCTGCGGCTTACCAGGTCTGGGTGGCCTTGAACTTCTCGATACCGGCTTTCAGGCCTGCGTCGATTTCGTCGTTGAAGTCACCCTTCACGTTGATCTTCGCCATCAGTTCAGCGTGATCACGGTTGAAGAAGGCGATCAGTGCTTGCTCGAAGCTGCCGATCTTGGAGACTTCTACGTCGGTCAGGAAGCCACGCTCAGCGGCGTACAGCGACAGTGCCATGTCCGCGATGGACATTGGCGCGTACTGTTTCTGCTTCATCAGCTCGGTAACGCGCTGACCATGCTCCAGCTGCTTGCGGGTCGCTTCGTCCAGATCGGACGCGAACTGGGCGAATGCAGCCAGTTCACGGTACTGAGCCAGCGCGGTACGAATACCACCGGACAGCTTCTTGATGATCTTGGTCTGAGCGGCACCACCTACGCGGGATACCGAAACACCGGCGTTCACTGCAGGGCGGATGCCCGAGTTGAACATGGCCGATTCCAGGAAGATCTGACCGTCGGTGATGGAAATCACGTTGGTCGGAACGAACGCGGAAACGTCGCCAGCCTGGGTTTCGATGATCGGCAGAGCGGTCAGGGAACCGGTTTTGCCAGTGACAGCACCGTTGGTGAACTTCTCGACGTACTCTTCCGAAACGCGCGATGCACGCTCCAGCAGACGGGAGTGGAGATAGAACACGTCGCCTGGGTACGCTTCACGTCCTGGTGGACGGCGCAGCAGCAGGGAGATCTGACGGTAGGCAACGGCCTGCTTGGACAGGTCATCGTAAACGATCAGAGCGTCTTCACCGCGGTCACGGAAGAACTCGCCCATGGTGCAACCGGCGTATGGCGCCAGGAATTGCAGTGCGGCGGATTCCGAAGCACTGGCAACAACCACGATGGTGTTGGCCAGGGCGCCGTTTTCTTCCAGCTTGCGAACGATGTTGGCAACGGTGGAACGCTTCTGGCCGACAGCTACATAAACACAGAAAATACCGGAGTCTTTCTGGTTGATGATGGCGTCGATGGCCATGGCGGTCTTGCCGATCTGACGGTCGCCAATGATCAGCTCACGCTGGCCACGGCCGACAGGGATCATGGCGTCGACGGATTTGTAGCCAGTCTGTACAGGCTGGTCTACCGACTTACGCCAGATCACGCCTGGAGCTACTTTCTCGACCGCGTCGGTCTGGGTGTTGCCCAGAGGACCTTTGCCGTCGATCGGGTTGCCCAGTGCGTCGACGACGCGACCCAGCAGTTCCTTACCAACCGGAACTTCCAGGATGCGGCCGGTGCACTTGGCGCTCATGCCTTCGGCGAGGGTGTCGTAGGCACCCAGGATCACTGCACCTACGGAGTCTTGCTCCAGGTTCAGGGCCATGCCGTAGACGCCGCCCGGGAACTCGATCATTTCGCCGTACATGACGTCGGCCAGACCGTGGATCCGCACGATACCGTCGGAAACCGAAACAACGGTACCTTCGTTACGGGCTTGGGAGCTCACATCGAGGTTGTCGATGCGGCCCTTGATGATTTCACTAATTTCGGAAGGATTGAGTTGCTGCATTGCTCTGCTGCCCCTTCAAACTCAAGATTTCAATGCTTCGGCCAGTTTCGCGATTTTGCCGCGAACAGAGCCATCGATTACCAGGTCACCAGCGCGGATGACGACGCCGCCAATCAGGCTGGCATCCTCCGACGCGTGCAGGCGCACTTCCTGGCCTAACCGTGCACTGAGAACCTTGGCGAGTTTGTCTTGCTGTTCTTGGTTCAACGCGAAGGCACTGGTGACTTCCACGTCCACGGATTTCTCTTGCTCGGCCTTGTACAGGTCAAACAGAGCGGCAATCTCCGGCAGAAGCAGGAGACGGTCGTTTTCCGCGGCAACATGAATGAAATTCTGTGCCTGTGCATTGAACTTGTCACCGCACACGTCAATGAACGTGGCGGCCTTTTCTGCGCTCGTCAGTCGCGGGGCCTTGAGCAGGCGCTGCATGGTGTCGTCTTGCGACACCGCAGCAGCCAGGCCGAGCATGGCTGACCAATTGGCCAGTTGCTGATGGGCCTGGGCATGCTCAAAGGCAGCCTTAGCGTAAGGTCGGGCCAACGTGGTCAGTTCTGCCATGATCGCCCTCGCTTAAATTTCAGCGGCCAGTTTGTTAACCAGCTCCGCATGCGCGTTTTGATCGATTGTGGCGCCAAGGATCTTTTCAGCACCGCCAACGGCCAGAGCACCCACTTGGGCACGCAGGGCGTCTTTAGCGCTGTTCAGTTCCTGTTCGATCTCGGCCAGAGCCTGAGCCTTCACACGGTCAGCTTCGACGCGGGCCTGTTCACGGGCTTCCTCGACAAGCTGAGCAGCGCGTTTCTTGCTTTGCTCAATGATTTCGGCTGCCTGTGCTTTAGCTTCACGCAGTTGCTGACCCGCTTTCTCTTGGGCCAGCTCCAGGTCGCGAGCTGCGCGGTTGGCAGCGTCCAAACCGTCGGCAATCTTCTTTTGGCGCTCTTGCAGAGCAGTGATGACCGGAGGCCATACATACTTCATGCAGAAGAGTACAAAAATCAGGAAAGCAACGGATTGGCCAATCAGGGTTGCATTAATGTTCACGCCAACACCTCGCTCGGTCTTAATTCATACAGCCATCAACTCGTGGTGACGAGTGATTAGCCGGCGATCTGACCAACGAACGGATTCGCGAAGGTGAAGAACAGAGCGATACCAACACCGATCATGGTTACGGCGTCGAGCAGACCGGCAACGATGAACATTTTGACCTGCAGCATCGGAACCATTTCTGGCTGACGAGCAGCGCCTTCCAGGAATTTGCCGCCCAGCAGGCCGAAACCAATGGCGGTACCCAGAGCACCCAGGCCGATCAGCAGAGCAACAGCGATAGCGGTCAGACCAACTACAGTTTCCATCTTTCCTCCCGACTTTTACGTCGTATTGGTTAGGTTTTTAGTTTGAAGCGGTAAAACAAATCGTGAGTACAGCTGCCCTTGCGGACTTTTTAAGCCCTCCCCCCGAACAGGCGAGGAAGGCTATCAGACACGCCAGGCGGTCTTAATGGTTATCTTCGTGCGCCATCGACAGGTAGACGATGGTCAGCATCATGAAGATGAAAGCTTGCAGGGTGATGATCAGGATGTGGAACACAGCCCACGCCCATTGCAGCACCACACCCAGGCCGCTGAGCCACAGCAGGCCGGAGCCGAACATGACCGCGATCAGGATGAACACCAGTTCGCCGGCATACATGTTGCCGAACAGACGCAGTGCCAGCGAGATCGGTTTGGCGATCAGGGTGACGAATTCGAGCAGGAAGTTGACCGGAATCAGCAGGATCTGCACGAAGATGTTCTTGCTGCCGAACGGGTGCAGGGTCAGCTCACCGATGAAGCCGCCCAGGCCCTTGACCTTGATGCTGTAGAAGATGATCAGGGCGAACACGCTGAAGGCCATGGCCAGGGTCGCGTTCGGGTCGGTGGTCGAAACGGCGCGGAACGGAATGTGCGGATCACCGGAAATCAGGATGGCCAGCTGAGGAATCCAGTCGACCGGTACCAGGTCGACGGCGTTCATCAGGAATACCCAGACGAAGATGGTCAGTGCCAGCGGTGCGATTACCGGGCTACGGCCGTGGAAGGAGTCCTTCACGCTGCCGTTGACGAAATCGACCATCACTTCCACGAAGTTCTGCAGACCGCCAGGCTGGCCGGAAGTCGCCTTCTTTGCCGCCATGCGGAAAATGAACAGGAAGATCAGACCCAGCGCGACGGACCAACCCAGGGTGTCCAGGTGGAACGCCCAGAAGCCCATTGCCTTGGCTTCTGCAGCCGAATGGGCAAAGCCCCAGCTGCCGTCTGGTAGTTGACCGTAGGTCAGGTTCTGCAAGTGGTGCTGGATATAGCC belongs to Pseudomonas putida NBRC 14164 and includes:
- the atpD gene encoding F0F1 ATP synthase subunit beta translates to MSSGRIVQIIGAVIDVEFPRDVVPSVYNALKVQGAETTLEVQQQLGDGVVRTIAMGSTEGLKRGLEVVDSGAAISVPVGKATLGRIMDVLGNPIDEAGPIGEEERRGIHQPAPSFADQAGGNDLLETGIKVIDLVCPFAKGGKVGLFGGAGVGKTVNMMELIRNIAMEHSGYSVFAGVGERTREGNDFYHEMKDSNVLDKVALVYGQMNEPPGNRLRVALTGLTMAEKFRDEGNDVLLFVDNIYRYTLAGTEVSALLGRMPSAVGYQPTLAEEMGVLQERITSTKEGSITSVQAVYVPADDLTDPSPATTFAHLDATVVLSRDIASLGIYPAVDPLDSTSRQLDPNVIGNEHYDTARGVQYVLQRYKELKDIIAILGMDELSETDKQLVARARKIQRFLSQPFFVAEVFTGSPGKYVSLKDTIAGFSGILKGDYDHLPEQAFYMVGSIDEAIEKAKKL
- the atpG gene encoding F0F1 ATP synthase subunit gamma, whose amino-acid sequence is MAGAKEIRSKIASIKSTQKITSAMEKVAVSKMRRAQMRMAASRPYAERIRQVIGHLANANPEYRHPFMIERPVKRAGYIVVSSDRGLCGGLNTNLFKALVKDMSANREQGVEIDLCVIGSKGATFFRIFGGNVVAAISHLGEEPSINDLIGSVKVMLDAYLDGRIDRLSVVSNKFINTMTQKPTVEQLVPLVATPDQDLKHHWDYLYEPDAKELLDGLMVRYVESQVYQAVVENNAAEQAARMIAMKNATDNAGDLIKELQLIYNKARQAAITQEISEIVGGAAAV
- the atpA gene encoding F0F1 ATP synthase subunit alpha, which encodes MQQLNPSEISEIIKGRIDNLDVSSQARNEGTVVSVSDGIVRIHGLADVMYGEMIEFPGGVYGMALNLEQDSVGAVILGAYDTLAEGMSAKCTGRILEVPVGKELLGRVVDALGNPIDGKGPLGNTQTDAVEKVAPGVIWRKSVDQPVQTGYKSVDAMIPVGRGQRELIIGDRQIGKTAMAIDAIINQKDSGIFCVYVAVGQKRSTVANIVRKLEENGALANTIVVVASASESAALQFLAPYAGCTMGEFFRDRGEDALIVYDDLSKQAVAYRQISLLLRRPPGREAYPGDVFYLHSRLLERASRVSEEYVEKFTNGAVTGKTGSLTALPIIETQAGDVSAFVPTNVISITDGQIFLESAMFNSGIRPAVNAGVSVSRVGGAAQTKIIKKLSGGIRTALAQYRELAAFAQFASDLDEATRKQLEHGQRVTELMKQKQYAPMSIADMALSLYAAERGFLTDVEVSKIGSFEQALIAFFNRDHAELMAKINVKGDFNDEIDAGLKAGIEKFKATQTW
- a CDS encoding F0F1 ATP synthase subunit delta, translated to MAELTTLARPYAKAAFEHAQAHQQLANWSAMLGLAAAVSQDDTMQRLLKAPRLTSAEKAATFIDVCGDKFNAQAQNFIHVAAENDRLLLLPEIAALFDLYKAEQEKSVDVEVTSAFALNQEQQDKLAKVLSARLGQEVRLHASEDASLIGGVVIRAGDLVIDGSVRGKIAKLAEALKS
- a CDS encoding F0F1 ATP synthase subunit B — encoded protein: MNINATLIGQSVAFLIFVLFCMKYVWPPVITALQERQKKIADGLDAANRAARDLELAQEKAGQQLREAKAQAAEIIEQSKKRAAQLVEEAREQARVEADRVKAQALAEIEQELNSAKDALRAQVGALAVGGAEKILGATIDQNAHAELVNKLAAEI
- the atpE gene encoding F0F1 ATP synthase subunit C, translated to METVVGLTAIAVALLIGLGALGTAIGFGLLGGKFLEGAARQPEMVPMLQVKMFIVAGLLDAVTMIGVGIALFFTFANPFVGQIAG
- the atpB gene encoding F0F1 ATP synthase subunit A — translated: MAAETASGYIQHHLQNLTYGQLPDGSWGFAHSAAEAKAMGFWAFHLDTLGWSVALGLIFLFIFRMAAKKATSGQPGGLQNFVEVMVDFVNGSVKDSFHGRSPVIAPLALTIFVWVFLMNAVDLVPVDWIPQLAILISGDPHIPFRAVSTTDPNATLAMAFSVFALIIFYSIKVKGLGGFIGELTLHPFGSKNIFVQILLIPVNFLLEFVTLIAKPISLALRLFGNMYAGELVFILIAVMFGSGLLWLSGLGVVLQWAWAVFHILIITLQAFIFMMLTIVYLSMAHEDNH